tcgttaaataaaggtgtgtaaaaaaaaaaatacattttaagtgaatcatcagcgtacaatgacaccttagtGTTTAATCCCTGATTTCTAGGCCTTTTATATTAATATTGCATCTAGTTTTAACAGCTAACGTTTTGATGGCCATATTAAATATATATGCTgacagtggacaaccttgttttactcctcttgacagtttatactttctgagatgtagccatttatttaatgctttacacctggggttactatacataactttaacccatttatataagagattctccaaaatgtAAAATATTTCAGGAATTTATATGTAAATtctagtcgtactttatcaaaagccttttcaaagtcggctctgaataccaggcctggtttcccagagTCTTcacagtgttctattgtttccagtacttatATATTATccccaatgtatcgtccatgtgaaacacctgtctgattaggatgaataatatctgacaaaaccttttattttattttttatgtttaaaTACTCTCTACAGATGTCAACATCCTGAGGTTTTTCTTCAACCTTGGTGTGAAGGTAATGACCAAACTACATTGCAGCGTATCTTGGTAGCTCTTAAAGTGGCTGTAAATATGCTACTGACCAACACACTtgttcctcccttcccctccaggCGTTCACCAACCCCATGTGGCCCCCACTCTTACATCCTCCCTCTTCACCAGGCCTACAGCATGCAGCCCAAACTACCCTcagtctccctcccctcttcccactggtacccctcccaccctccaccGTGCCCCAGGAGGGGTACGGACACCCCCCACCCTCAGTACCCCCTCGGGCTTGGGGGCCTCCATCTGCATGACAACCTCCAGAGATCAACCCCCAAACGGCTGCAGAACCTCCCCCAGCATATGGAGTTCAGATACGGGCAGGATGGGCGCTCCGCCCTGGGGTACCCTTCCAACCGCCACCTTCACCCTGCCTCAACCCAGCCCGTGCCGTTTCAGCCACGTATGGCTGGCTCTCTACCCTGGTGTAGCAACGTTACCCCGCGACCGAACGCCTACGCTGGGGTATGCTCTGTACCCACACCCCTGACACAATACTCTCCACAAGCACCCCAACCTGCACCTCCCAACCAGTACCCGACTGCACCCCAATCCTCTACCCACACCTCGCAAGCTCAGCCCTACACTCCAGCTCCAGCCGCCTCCCCTCCCTCCGTACCCCAGTACCAATCAGCGTCTCTGGGGTACCCTCCCCCGAGGCTGCCCAGTGGGAACCAGACCCAAGGACCACTGGATCCTTTCCCCGCCAGCGGTGCCTCTTCCCTGGGTATGAGGTCCAGCCACAGTCCCCTGGAGAACCATAAAGCTAATACTACCTCTGTTGTcaatattactactgctgctgctgctactaccttGTCTAGTACTACTGCTTccaacacagagagaggtgagTGCTGACCTCTCTACATTTTGtgatcaattttttttttttgttgttttttttgtttccaACTTATCACTCTTTTTACTTGTTTAGAGATTTAGAGGTTGAACACATTCTCTCACTTTACTAACAGAGGATTTAGAGCTAATTTCAAGCCTCACATTTCTCTAGTAGGAACCTTTTTATTTATGGTAATCAACGATATAAGTGGACGGTTTGGTCGGTCTCTAATGTTCGGGTTATTGTCTCAGCTTTACAGACTGTTCTTGCAGGCATcgcagacagaggacagggagacatgAAGACGGCTGGCACTCTGCTAGTGAACCCTCTTCCTCCTACTGAGCAGGTAAGTCTTGATGGAGCAGCAATGGCGTTCTGACTAAGTGGGCTACATCGTTTGCCAaagtattgtttaaaaaaaaaaaaaaaaaagtgcatGGTCGGAGAGAAtgttagcattttagctaacgcTTTACCCCTTTCCTAACTTTAACCTAGTTCTCCACACCTGCTGGGTTAGTTCTCCACACCTGCTGGGTTAGTTCTCCACACCTGCTGGGTTAGTTTTCCTAACTAAGGCAGGGTTGGTTTTCCTAACTAAGGCAGGGTTGGTTTTCCTAACTAAGGCAGGGTTGGTTTTCCTAACTAAGGCAGGGTTGGTTTTCCTAACTAAGGCAGGGTTGGTTTTCCTAACTAACTAAGGCAGGGTTGGTTTTCCTAACCTGCTGCTTAAAGTCACTTTTGACTGTACCTGTATACCATCTAGTCAACTGTATACCATCTGGTCAACCACGGTAATGTTATTTTTCTTCCTGGGGTAAATGCAGATGGACCAACCCCAGGCTGTGTtacactatagatgggctgtatggtccactatgttacactatagatgggctgtatggtccactatgttacactatagatgggctgtatggtccactatgttacactatagatgggctgtatggtccactatgttacactatagatgggctgtatgaTCCACTGTGTtacactatagatgggctgtatggtccactgtgttacactatagatgggctgtatggtccactatgttacactatagatgggctgtatggtccactatgttacactatagatgggctgtatggtccactatgttacactatagatgggctgtatggtccactatgttacactatagatgggctgtatggtccactatgttacactatagatgggctgtatggtccactatgttacactatagatgggctgtatggtccactatgttacactatagatgggctgtatggtccactatgttacaaTAATACACTgtagatgggctgtatggtccactgtGTTACAATAATACACTgtagatgggctgtatggtccactatgttacactatagatgggctgcatggtccactatgttacactatagatgggctgtatggtccactatgttacaaTAATACACTgtagatgggctgtatggtccactatgttacaaTAATACACTgtagatgggctgtatggtccactatgttacacTATAGATTGGCTGTATGGTCCCctaatatcacctgggccagcctcTAAATATCACCTGGGTCAGCCTctaaatagcacctgggccagccgttaaatatcacctgggccagccgttAAATATCACCTGTTGCACTTCGACAAGAgacacggaggaaacaccgtgcacctggcaactttGGTTtgtgcgcactgcgcccggcctgccacatgAGTCACTGGGGCACGATtaacaaggacatccctaccggccaaacactccctaacccggacgattgAACCTCCCGGTCGGTTAGGacagcctgggcgcgaacccagagtctctggtggcacagctggtgctgcagtacagcgcccttaaccactcgccacccgggaggctgaCAACATCTTTTAACAGTGTCATAATCTGGACTCTGGTCGAGAGGGAAAGCGACGGGACATTTTCGGAGCGTTTCTCACCAGAACACTTTGAAAGAGCAGGCGACCAAATGTCTGGCGGCCATTTTAGGGAATCCTGCTCAAACAGACATGGATCCACTCCTTTTCATTTAATGGCGGTACAAGTTGGCTGTTTCCCTTACCATGTTGAGGGTGCAGGATCTTGTTCTCTGTGATTTATGGTCGTCTCTCTAAATCACCTATTCTGAAACTCTGTTGTGTTCAAAATACACTTTTAGGTAAACgtccatttttattttattttgttagccTGTGTGTTTATGCAACTTTTGAAATGATTCCACCAATCTTATAACCCCTCAAGGTCGATGTCAGTGACACGCTACCCAAATGTGTATTTTGATCGACTTAAGTTTTAGTCATGGGATTTTGTTGTTCATTGATTTGTGTTTCTGATTTTGTACTGTTACTtatctctcttacctctctcagGTCACATGGGTCCCCGAGGGTCACCTGATAACAACAGTAAGTGCCCAGACCATGTTCAAGGATGTATCCGTCGGCATGGCGACGCAGGGTGCGGGCGACGCCCCCATGACCCAGAGCAGGGCGGAGTTTAACATGAAAACGGCCAATGAGACGACGACGGGGAGCTGGGGGCGAGACTTCATATTTAGTGCCCCAGGCCCCAAGCGACTTAACATCATCGGACCGAGACTGGGTGGGAGGGGGAGTGGCTAGACCCTAATGACCACGCCCTCAGAAACGGAAAGAAGTTCTACAGTCGCTCCttcagaggtggaggagggagggaggacacgaggagggaggaggagccaGAGGGTATAGAGAGAACCgttggagggggagagacggggggtAGGAGGTTACcgaggagtggggaggagagataaCAGGGAAGGTTTCCGGGAGCAAGACCGAGGGGACAGGAAGCAGGAAGGAAGAGGGGGCGACGCCACCTCCAAAGGACAAAATGTGAGGGGTCGGGAGGAGCTACCACTACAATCAACAGCAATCCAATGGCAGAGAGGCAGGCAACTCTAGTGGGATGAGGAACCCCCTTATACAGATTTGTGAGATTTGATTGGCTGATAtggctttttttggggggggggttgtttatatataaaaaaaaaaaatctgatttggTATTTTAATCGTCTGGTTTGTGGGATTATATAGCTGTCGTTGGACTCGTCTTTTAAAAAAGGAAAAAATCTGTCAAGTGTCTTTCTCCATGTTATTGTTGCTTTCTGGACTCAGGCTTGTAtcccatatatagtgcactaccccccccccccccatagggccctggtcaaaagtagtgcactatatagggattagggtgttCATTTGGGATACAACCTATCTCCTCTGAAAGATGTTAATGGTATTCCAGGTAGATGTTTGCATTTCCGTCTAATAAAAGTTTGCTGTATTAGGCATTGCCTTTTTTGTTTCTGTTTCAGATAAATTTATTTCTGACACATcagtaaatatatataactgggattatatatatatatatatatatatatatatatatatataatccacacacactaccgttcacaCTACCgtttaatatatatacacacacacacacactaccgttcaagtttggggtcacttaaatgtacttttttttttaaagcaattaaaaaatataaaaaatgaacATCTagtgccttttaaaatgataaatgtggattagctaacaacgtgccattggaacacaggattgatggttgctgataatgtgcctctgtctgcctatgtagatattccattaaaaatctgctgtttccagctacaatagtcatttacaacatatttctgatcaatttgatgttattttaatggatgaaAAATAGCTATAagtgaagttggaagtttacataggttggagtccttttaacttgtttttcaaccactccacaaatttcttgttaacaaactatagatttggcaagtcggttaggacacctactttgtgccatacacaaggaatttttccaacaattgtttagacagattatttcactatcacaattccagtagtttacatacactaagttgactgtgccttttaaacagcttggaaaatttcagaaaattatatcatggctttagaagcttctgataggctaattgacatttgagtcaactggaggtgttcctgtggatgtatttcaagacctaccttcaaactcagtgcctctttgcttgacatcatgggaaaatcaaaagaaatcagccaagacctctcagaaaaaaaattgtagacctccacaagtctggttcattcttgggagcaatttccaaacgcctgaaggttcatctgtacaaacaatagtacgcaagtataatcaccatgggaccacgcagccgtcataccgctccaggaaggagactcgttctgtctcctagagatgaacgtactttggtgcgataagtgcaaatcaatcccagaacaacagcagaggaccttgtgaagatgctggaggaaacgggtacaaaagtatctatatccacagtaaaaacgagtccaatatcgacaacctgaaaggccgctcagcaaggaagaagccactgctccaaaaccaccattaaaaagccagactacggtttgcaactgcacatggggacaaagatcatactttttggagaaatgtcctctggtctgatgaaacaaaaatagaactgtttggccataatgaccatcgttatgtttggaggaaaaaggggaggattgcaagccgaagaacaccatcccaaccatgaagcacggggtggcatgttgtgggggtgctttgctgcaggaaggactggtgcacttcacaaaatagatggcatcatgaggcaggaaaattatgtggatctattgaagcaacagctcaagacatcagtcaggaagttaaagcttggtcacaaatgggtcttccaaatggacaatgaccccaagcatacttccaagtttgtggcaaaatggcttaaggacaacaaagtcaaggtattgtagtggccatcacaaagccctgacttaaatcctatagaacatttgtggcaGAACTTAAAACGCGTGTGTGAGCATAGAGGCTTAAAAACCTGACTCGGctacagctctgtcagggggaatgggctaAAAAAAAACACCCAATTTATTCTGgtaagtttgtggaaggctacctgaaacgcttgacccaagttaaacaaggcATTGCTACCAAAATACTAGTTGAGTacatgcaaacttctgacccactgggaatgtgatgaaagaaataaaagcagaaataaatccctattatttcacattcttaaaataaaatggttatcctaactgacctgagacgggaatgtttactaggataaaatgtcaggaattgagaaCCTGAGATCAAATATAAtatcttctgacttcaactgtaactttttgaacggtagtacacacacacacacacacacagtgtatttggaaagtattcagacaggtATTCAGAGGAACTATGGAGCGTTTTCAGAGTTttccatcgggttcttgatccactacctgaccatggcccttctcccctgattgctcagtttggccgagcggccagatccaggaagtgtcttggtggatttgtacttcttccattgaagaataatggagaccactgtgctatTGGAGAACTTCaattgctgcagagatgttttggtacccttccccagatctgtgactcgatacaatcctgtctcagagctctacggacaattcatttgacctcatggcttggtttttgctctgacg
Above is a genomic segment from Oncorhynchus masou masou isolate Uvic2021 chromosome 23, UVic_Omas_1.1, whole genome shotgun sequence containing:
- the LOC135509879 gene encoding uncharacterized protein LOC135509879 codes for the protein MEFRYGQDGRSALGYPSNRHLHPASTQPVPFQPRMAGSLPWCSNVTPRPNAYAGVCSVPTPLTQYSPQAPQPAPPNQYPTAPQSSTHTSQAQPYTPAPAASPPSVPQYQSASLGYPPPRLPSGNQTQGPLDPFPASGASSLGMRSSHSPLENHKANTTSVVNITTAAAATTLSSTTASNTERALQTVLAGIADRGQGDMKTAGTLLVNPLPPTEQVTWVPEGHLITTVSAQTMFKDVSVGMATQGAGDAPMTQSRAEFNMKTANETTTGSWGRDFIFSAPGPKRLNIIGPRLGGRGSG